One Verrucomicrobiia bacterium genomic window, GGGTGACGCCGTTTGCCTTGAGAATCTGCACAGACTCAGCCAGAACACGATTGCTGCCCCAGGGAATCCCGCGAAACAGTTCCGGGATTTCGCGAACCAGCCCAACCAGATAATAGCCCCCATCTGTTGCCGGGCCGAACACGACCGGGTGTTGGGCAAGCGTTTCGAACGCGGTTGCCAGGATTTGCGGAGTCAACCCGGGACAATCGGTCCCGATAATGATGGTGGCACGCGAGCCTTCGCGGAAGCTGTCCTCGAAGGCGCCGGCCATGCGCTTGCCGAGGTCCCCCTCCACTTGCGGGCGGCAGCGAAAATCATCTCCGAGCCAATGATGCATCGCCGCTTCGTTGGCCCCATCGAAACGGGCCTCCAATTGCGCATGGCACGCCCGGCAAGCCGCCTCAGCGATGCGCAGGGTGCGCAGGACCAATCGCCGATGCAGCCTGACCGCGCCCTGCGGCCCGAGTGCCGGAATGAGCCGAGTCTTCACCCGGCCTGGCTCAGGGAATCGGGCAAAAAGAATTATCCGTCGAACGCCATTCGCCACAATTGTGAAAGAATACCGCTATTGGCGTTGCCAGGCGAGCCAGTGTCCCATCACGTACTGGCCCAGCTTCACACGGGTCAAACCAAAGGCGTAGTTCAGCAATGTAAACGGAAAAACCGATGAGAGCCGTGTGAGGAAGACAATCTTCCAGCCCTCGTCGGCGACGGCTTTGTCTATGGCAGCGAATTTCTCATTCCCCTCGATTTTTCTGGCGATGGTCTCCCGAGCGAAGTAGCGGCCAATCAGGAAAGCGCACGTGGCCCCCAAGGCCAGGCAGGGCAAATTATCACGCGCTCCGTTGCAGCGCCCCAGTGCAACTGCTGCCGCAGCCGGCGGCGCATGCCAGACAATGCTCTCCCGTGCGCACCGCCCACCCCTCCAAAAGCTCGGGCGTCACGTCCCACAAGTAGAGGGGCTTGCCATTGCGCACCTGCATCCCGAGCATCTGATTAAAATCGCAGTCGTACACCTCGCCCATCCAACCCACGCTCAAGGTCGTGCGGCACATGAGGCCATCAAGATTGGCGGGGTTGAAACTGCTCGCCAAAAGCGACATGTATTCTTCGGCTTTGCCCTGCCGCCGCAAGTCCTCGGCGAATCGCGCAATGGGTTGGTTGGTGATGGTAAACAGGCGGTTGAAGACGATCCCAAAATCGCGTCCGAGGATTTCTTTGTAGTCCGACTCCAGCTCAGCTTGAGGCCCAGGCAACAGGGGGCCAATTGGGTTATAGACCAGGTTCAAGGGCAGCCGGGTCCCATAGCCAATCGCGTTTAATTTCCTCAAGGCGGAGATACTTTTCTCGAAGACCCCCTGCCCGCGCTGCTTCGCCACATTCTCGGCGGTGTAGCACGGCAGCGAGGCGATTATTTCGACCTCATGGCCGGCCAAATACTCCGGCAGGTCCGCATAGGCCGGTTCCTCGATGATGGTTAAATTGCAGCGGTCAATCACGTGAGCATCCGCAGCCCGCCCGGTCTCGACGAAGCAGCGGAAGAATTCGCTCAATTCCGGCGCGCCTCCAGTGATGTCCACAATCGGGGGATGATGCTGCTCAATCCACTCCCCGATACGATGCGCCACGGTGCGGTTGACCATCTCGGTGCGCCAGGGGCCGGCATCCACATGGCAATGGCGGCAGGCCTGGTTGCACTTGCGCCCGACGTTGATCTGGAGCGTTTGCAGGCGCCCCCGACGAAGGGCAAATCCATGCTCCATCAGCTTTTTGTCAAAACGATGCATACCCACGCAAATGAGAGCCAAAAGGGACCCGGTTATTCCAAAGCGCCCGAGCCTCGAAACCAATCTATAGCTCCAAGCGGTGATTAGGGCTAGTCGTGATTGGGGCGATAGTTTTGTAGCGCGTCCTCGATTGCCATCAATGTGCCCGCTCGGTTCAGCCAGGCCTCCGCTACTGTTGTTTCACGCTCCAGCGCCAGCAGGACGGGCTTGGCCCGGGTGCCATAGCCGATTTGCGGAGCGGCGGGGCATACCAACGAAACTTGATAGATGCTGACGCGATCAGGCGGAAGGACTTTCTTGTTTTCCGCGCGCGCATTCCCGGCACAGAACAGGCCGGCAATGGCGAGAACCGTTAATTGGAATCTCATCCGTTTTCTTTTTGACGTGGGGTCATGGGCATCAGATGTCCATTCCGGTTCCATTCATGGCGCTCAAATATACCATGTTTTCACTGGCTGGGGCAAAAAGCAAGACTTACCCGCCTGCTGGCGAAGCAGAAAACATAATGGATAGAATTCAAAACATTGAAATAGAACAGTGCCCGCGCTATGATGGGGCATGTCCAAATGCTTGCGGGCCCTCCTGTTGGCGTGGGTATGCGCCGGCCTGTCCGGCGCGCTGGCCGCCAACCCCGCCTTTACCATCGCGGTTATCCCCAAGGGCACCACCCATGAGTTCTGGAAATCCATCAATGCCGGCGCCATTAAGGCCCAACAAGAGCTGAGGGCCGCCGGGACCTCTGTCGAGATTCTCTGGAAGGGGCCCTTGCGCGAAGATGATCGCGACCAGCAGATTCAAGTTGTCGAGGATTTCATGGCCCGGCGCGTCAGCGCTATTGTGCTGGCGCCGCTGGATTCGCAGGCCCTGGTGCGGCCAGTTCACAACGCGCTCGAGGCGCGGGTGCCGGTCGTGGTGATCGACTCGGCCCTTCATTCCAAGGATTACGTCAGCTTCGTGGCGACAGATAATTATAAGGGCGGTCAATTGGCGGGAGAGGAGATGGGCAAACTGCTCGAGGGCAAGGGCAATGTCATCCTGTTGCGATACCAAGTCGGCTCTGCCAGCACGGAGGCGCGGGAAGCAGGTTTCCTCGAGGTTCTAAAATCAAAATATCCGTCGATTAAGCTCATTTCTTCGGAACAACATGCAGGAGCCACTCGCGAATTGGCTTACCAGGCCTCTCAGAACCTGCTCAATCGCTTTGGCCACGAGGTCAACGGCGTTTTTTGCCCTTGTGAAGCCCCCACCATTGCGATGACCAAGGCCTTGCGTGACCTTGGCCTGGCCGGGGGGAAAGTGAAAATGATCGGATTTGACGCCGGCTCACAATCTGTAGTGGACATGAAGAACGGGGATATTCAGGCGGTGGTGGTGCAGAATCCGATGTTGATCGGCTACTTGGGAGTGGAAACCGCCATTAAATACTTGCAGGGCCAGAAGGTGCAAAAGCGCATCGATACTGGGGTCGTCCTGGTGACGCCAGAAAACATGAATGAGCCTGAAATCAAGGAACTGCTCTATCCACCCATCGACCGCTATTTGAAATGAGTTTCCCGGTTCAAAACACCAAATGGCCATTTTGGAAGTGGCGCGGCTTGGGCCCGCTGACGGACCAGCAAAACGAAACCGCCTCCCGCCCGCCATCGAGGGCGATGACCTGGCGGCGCCTGCTCAATGTCGCAGGCCCTTTCCTGGGCCTTTTGCTGGTTGTCGGATTATTCTCTTTAAGCCCGAGTGTGCGTCCATTTTTCCTGACCGGGGCCAATTTCAAAATCATCCTGACCCAAACCGTTATCGTAGCGGTAGGCACGTTGGGCATGACGATCATCATTGTCAGCGGTGGAATCGACTTGAGCGTGGGCTCGGTTGTGGCCCTGGCCAGCGTGGTGGGGGCGGTTGTTTTGCTCAAGGGCCACTCGGTCTGGCTGGCGGCCACCCTGAGCATCGCCGTGGGTGTGGCGGTCGGCTTGCTCAATGGGTTGGTTATCGGAGGGCTGCGAATGATGCCTTTTATTGTGACCCTCGGCATGATGGGGGTTGCGAGGGGCACGGCCAAATGGCTGGCCGATAACCAAACGGTCAGCGCCCCCGATTCGGTCATCAACAACATCATGGACTTAAAGGACCCTACCCGGCTGTTTCCGGTGCCCATCGGGGTTTGGATAACCATCGGGCTGGCCGTGCTGATGAGCATCGTGATGCGCAAGACCGTCTTTGGCCGGTATCTCTTCGCGCTGGGTTCCAACGAAAACGCCGCTCGGCTGTGCGGCATCCGCGTCCAGCTACAAAAGGTTTTCATCTACAGTGTAGCGGGAATTTTCTTCGGCTTGGCGGGGCTGTTACAGCTTTCGAGGCTTACTCAAGGCGACCCGACGGTGGCTATCGGGTTGGAACTGGACATCATTGCAGCGGTGGTCATCGGCGGGGCGAGCCTCAGCGGCGGCAGCGGCAGCATCCTGGGCTCCATGATCGGCGCCCTGACGATGGCGGTGCTGCGCAATGGCTCCAACCAGATGGGCTGGCCCACCTACATGCAGGAAATCATCATCGGCGCTGTCATCATTCTGGCGGTGGGGGTGGACCAACTTCGCCTGCGCGCCAGAGGTTGATATTGCCAAGATCGCTTGCTAAGAAGCCCTGAGACCGTATGCTTTAAATATGCCATGAAGGGCTCGCGGAACGAATGGACCGGCTGGAAACTGTGCTGACCAGTTTCATTTCTGAGGTTCACCAGGACATCGCCGAAATGCGGCAGTGGCGTATGCAATCGCAGAAGCAATGGGGCGAAATTGCGCAAAAGACGGGGTCCTTCGTCGAGGATATCGTGGCCCCAAACATTCCGCGGCTGGGACAGGAGGTTCATTTTTATCTTCTCCGGCGCAGCCAAAAGCAATTTTCTATCAAATCTCAATCGAAGCTTTCTCCCCCTTGCCAAACCGGGTCAGGCAGGTTAAATACTAATGGCAACCATAATTAATCCTTTATCGGCTATGAATGATTCCAATCGCCCGCTGGGCACGCTCGAAGAGTGGGAGGATTTCCTGAAAGTGCGCTACCCGGAGGCTGAACCGGCAGCCAAACCTTTTCAGACGGTTAATCCCGAAAAAAAGAAAGAGCAGTTCCGCAACTACGAAGCGAATGCCCGCCCTTCGGTGCGGGAGTTTTACCGGCTCAACCATCGCTACCAGACGCATGGGTTTGTTCAGGGCAAACGCAATGAGTATCTGTCTTTAAGCCGCAAGCAGATGAGCACGTGGGAGGCGCTGGAATTCCTGAACACCCTGGTCGATGATAGCGACCCCGACACGGACCTGTCGCAGTTGGACCATCTGCTGCAGACGGCGGAACAAATCCGCAGAGACGGCCACCCGCGCTGGTTCATTTTAGCGGGGCTTATTCATGACCTGGGCAAAATCCTCTGCCTGTTTGGGGAGCCGCAATGGGCCGTCGTAGGCGATACCTTCCCGGTCGGCTGCGCCTGGTCGGACAAGATCGTCTTTCACGAGTTTTTCAGCGATAACCCGGACCGGGAGAATCCGCAGTTTCAGAGCCGGTTGGGCAATTATGAGGAGCATTGCGGGCTGGACAAAGTGAGGATGTCATGGGGTCACGACGAGTATCTATATAGTGTGGTGAAGGACTACCTGCCGACCGAGGCCCTCTACATGATCCGGTATCATTCCTTTTACCCGGCTCATCGCGACGGGGAATATGATTACCTGATGAATGACCAGGACCGGGAGATGTTTCGCTGGGTCCGGGCCTTCAATCCCTACGACCTATATACCAAGAATCAGCAAAAGCCGAACCTGAACGAGTTGCGGCCCTTCTACGATGAGCTGATAAAGGAGTACCTGCCTCCTACGCTGAAATGGTAGCGGGCTACTCCACCTGGAGCGCCTGTTCCAAAACCTGGGGCAGGTGGTTAAGAATGGCCGTTTCGCTGACCATCAGGGTGACCCCAGCCTGTTGCGCTGCGCTTTGAAGCGTGGCGACCTGCCCCGCCGCGAACGCTATGACCGGCAAATGCCCTGTTGCCGGGTTGGCCTTGAGCCGGGTAATCGCCTCGCAAACGTTATTGGTGGCTGGTTCGAGATCGGCCAGGACCACCATGGGTTTGGCTTGCTGGGCGACCTCGACCAGGAGGGCAGGGTCCGAAAGGGTTTGAACACGATACTTTAAGTCTTGCAGGCGGTTGACAAGCTGGCTGCCCGGCAATAATCTCTCATACAGAACGAGCGCTAGCGGTTGTGTCATGCTCCCGAAGGGTGGAGCAGGCTGCATTAAATTGCAAAATGTTTCCCGCGTTGCGTTCCGCCTTACCGCGCCGGTCGTGTGGGGATGTGCCCTAATCGAAAGGCGAAAGGTTTAGGGCTTGACTGGTTTTGTCTATAGACCTAATCTAGTAGAGAACGGTAAAGATTGCTGGATTGTCCAGCGCGCCAAAGTCGGAAGAGTTCAATCTGCCGACTTTTTTGTTCCCCTGGAAGGGGGACCGTTCATTGAAAAGACGTATGAACGCCGATTTTTTAGCAGTGTTGGAGTTTTGGGAACGAGAGAAAGGAATCAACCGGGAAATCCTGGTTGGGGCCGTCGAGGAGGCGTTGTTGTCGGCTGCAAAGAAGGCGGTTGGGCCGGCCAGGGAATTGCGTGTGGTCATCGACCAGAAAACCGGCGATATCAGGGCTTTTGCCAAACTCATTGTTTCGGAAAAGGTCATTTCCAAGCACGATCAGATTTCCGTCTTCGACGGGCGCCGCATTAAACCCGATGCCCAGGTGGGGGAAGAACTGGAAGTGGAGGTGACTCCCGTCGGTTTTGGACGGATTGCGGCTCAATATGCCAAGCAGGCGCTGATGATGCAGATTCGGCGGGCGGAAAAGGCGCTGATTTTTACAGAATTCAAAGATCGGGTCGGGGATATCATCAGCGGGACGGTGCGTCGTTTCGAGCGCTCGGATGTGCTGGTGGACCTTGGGAAGTACGAGGCGCTGTTGCCCAATCGCGAACGGGTCCCGAGCGAGGAGTACCAGGTTGGGGAGCGCATCCGGTGTTATGTCAAAGCAGTCGAGCAGGGTCCCCATGGCCCCGAGATTATTCTCTCCCGCTCAGACCCGCGTTTTGTTTTGAAGCTGTTCCAGCTCGAAGTCTCTGAAATCAACGATGGGACCATTGAAATCAAAGGAATCGCGCGCGAGCCCGGGTTTCGGACAAAGCTGGCGGTGTGGACGCGCGATGAGAAGGTCGATCCGGTGGGCGCCTGCGTTGGACTGCGCGGCCAGCGCGTGAAAAACATCGTGCGCGAGTTGAATAACGAGAAGGTGGACATCATCCGCTGGGACCCCAACGTGCGGATGTTTATTACAAATGCCCTGGCGCCCGCCAAGTTGAAGTCGTTCGAGATCGACGAAACCAACAAAAGGGTTAAGATTATTGTCAGCGAGGATCAGCTTTCTTTGGCGATTGGGAAACGGGGTCAGAATGCGCGGTTAACCTCGAAGCTGACGGGCTGGCAAGTGGATATTGTAGCGGAAGTGGTGGTGACCAAAGGTTTTGAAGAAAAGGTGGCCGAGGCGGTGGAGCTGCTGGCCTCCATTCCCGGCATCTCTCGTGAGCAGGCCGATGTGTTGGTCCATCACGGCTTGACCCGTTTGGAAGATTTATTGCAGGCCGACGTGAGCGATTTGGCTGGAATAGCGCAGGTAGGCGAGCAGGCAGCGTCCATTTTGGAAGCGGCTCGCGCGGAAGCGGCCCGCCGCACCATAAAGGTCGGCGAAGCGCCGGTTTCCGGCTGAGTATGACAAAAAAGAAAGTTTCGGTGTTTTGGCAACCAAGCCTATGAAGGCTGTACGGCAAAGCCCGCCCGAAGAGTTAGAGATTTATGCCCGTTCGTATTTACGACATTTCAAAAAAACTCGGCTTGGAGAACAAAGAAGTTCTTGCCAAAGCCAAAGAATTGGGCATTGCCGCCGCGCGAGTCGCCTCGAGTTCGCTGGATAAGATCACCGCCGAATACCTCGAACAGCAGTTAATTCTGCTGCATCCTCAACCGTCCTCTCCGGCTGCTCCGCCCGTTGCCGCTCAGGCGGTCCCTCTTGCAAACGAGCCCATCACAATCGTTAACCCGCCGCCTGCAGAGGCCTTAGCCCAGGAACCTGAGACGATTGTCACTACGGCTACCAGCACCGCCGTCCTCGAGCCCGAAAACGCCCCGGCTGAAGCTTCCCAGATGGTGGAAGAAGCGCCGGCTATGGCTCCCGAAGCCATTGCTCCGGCCCATGAGCCCCAGGTCGAGGAGGCCCCGCCACCACCCCCGCCTCCCGCTCCCGCTCCAGCCCCGCCTGCCGCTCCGCTCCCGCCACCCCGGCCTAAAGTTGGCGATAAGGTGGGCTTCATCAATTTGCCCAGCAAGCCGGTATTGAAATCGAGCGAAAAACCCAGCGCCGTTAAGCTGCCGCAGCGCCCTGCCGAGCACAGGCGCCCGGAGATTCACAAACGCGGCGACATCCGGACGGTCCGTGGCGCGCCCGCTCCCTCCGGCCCTGCGGTTCCGACTGCGAAGTTTCCTTCCCAACCCAAGCAGGCCGGAAGGCCCGAGGCGGCGAAATTGCCGCCTGAGGCGCCGGTAATCACGATAAAACCGCCCATTGTAGTGCGAGAGTTGGCCGAGCAGCTCAAACAAAAGCCCTTCAAAATTATTGCGGACCTGATGCAATTAGGCGTGTTTGCCACGGTGAACCAGTACATCGAAGAGCCGGTTGCCCAAAAGGTTTGCGCCAATTACGGCTACCGGTTCGAGGTCGAGAAACGCGAGCGCGGCAGCGGGCTAGTGCATGCTCCGATCAAAAAGGTGGAGCTGGATGTCGAAGATAAACCCGAAGAACTGGTTGCGCGCGCGCCGGTGGTCACCATCATGGGGCATGTCGATCATGGGAAAACGACGCTGCTGGATGTGATTCGCAAGTCCAATGTGGCTGCCGGCGAGGCTGGCGGTATCACCCAGCATATCGGCGCCTACACGATCTCCTTCCCACATCCCGAGCGGAAAAACGAATTGGCGCAGATTACGTTCCTGGATACTCCCGGCCATGCCGCTTTCAGTTCGATGCGGGCACGGGGCGCCAATGTGACTGATATCGTGGTTTTGGTGGTAGCGGCCAATGACGGCGTCATGCCCCAAACCATCGAGGCGCTTAACCACGCCAAGGCTGCCAAGGTCCCAATTCTGGTTGCGGTCAATAAAATGGACCATCCCAACGCTGACGCGCTGAAGGTTCGCAAGCAACTGCAGGATAAGGACCTGGTCCCCGATGATTGGGGTGGCGACACCATCTTTGTCGATGTCTCTGCCCTGACAAAACAGGGAGTGGATAAACTGATTGAAATGTTGTTGCTGCAGGCCGACCTGCTCGAGCTCAAGGCCAACCCCAACCGCCGCGCCAAGGGCAATGTCATCGAGTCCGGCTTGGAGCCCGGCGGTCCGACCGCCACCGTGCTGGTGCGCAAAGGCACTCTGCGTGTTGGGGATGTGATCATCTGCGGCCAGTACTATGGGCGAGTGCGCGCTCTGATTAATGAGGAAGCCAAGCGGCTCAAGGAGGCGGCCCCCTCGGTGGCTGTGCGAGTGCTGGGCTTGAATGGAGTGCCCGAGGCGGGATTGGAGTTCAGCGTCGTTGAGGATGAGAAAGCCGCCCGCGATCTGGCTGAGCAACGGGCGCTCGAAGCCAAGGCGCTGGGACAGGAACAACCCAGGGCGAAAGTCACCCTCGAAAACCTCTTCGCTCAGCTTGAATCGACTACCTCCAAGGCCCTCAGGGTCGTTGTTAAAGCCGATACCCAGGGCTCGGTTGAAGCGATCGTCGAGGCGCTGAGGAAAATTGAATCCGACAAGGTAGCTCTCGAGATCATTCACAGCGCCGTGGGCACTATTACCGAATCAGATGTTGCCTTGGCCTCTGCCTCGCGAGCCGTGATTCTGGGGTTCCATACCCGGGTCGATAGCGGAGTGGCCGACAAGGCCAAGCACGAAGGCGTGCAGATTAAGCTCTATGCCATCATCTATGAACTGATTGACCAGGTCAAAGAAGGCATGGCGGGATTGCTCGAACCACTCCTCAAGGATGTCACGGCGGGTGTCGCCGAGGTCCGGAAAATCTTTGAGCTCTCAAAAGGCGCCCCGGTGGCCGGATGCATGGTCGTGAGCGGGCGGATTGTCAAAGGCAAAGCGCGCATTCGCCGGCGCAAGGAGATTATCTACGAGGGCCTGACCCAATCGCTTCGCCGGTTCCAGGACGAGGTCAATGAAGTGCGCGCCGGGATGGAGTGCGGCATCCGCATCGAGGGTTTCAGCGAGTTCCAGGTTGGAGACAATATCGAATGTTATACGGTTGAGAAGGTGGCGCAAAAGCTATGAACCGCGCGGCAAAACTGAGGCATTTCATTTTGAAGAGGCTCAACGATCGATCCTCACAGGGCGTTATGCGTTGGTTTCTCATTTAAGGTTCGATGAATTTATGCCTTCTCTACGGCTCCAACGAGTGCGCGAGTTGCTCAAACGCGAGATCGGCGAAGTCATTCGGCGGGAGTTTCCCGTCAGCGAAGCCGGTCTGGTTAGCGTCAACGATGTGGATGTGGCTGGGGATTTGCACTCAGCGCTTGTCTTTATCAGCATTCTGGGGACTGCGGAGCAGCAAAAACGCGGCCTGGACCTGCTCAGCCGGCACCGCAAACGCATTCAGGGTTTGGTCGCCCGTGCGGTTGTGCTCAAATACACCCCCACCCTTAAGTTCTTGATCGATGATTCCGTCGCCCGCGGCAACCGCGTTTTACAGATCATCGAGGAGCTCGAAAAATCCAATCCGAGCACAACCGAATAGCTGTGCAGACGGCATCGCATCGGCCTTTCCGCTGGCGTCACGGCCAATCACTCCGGTTCGGCCAAAACCGCGATGAGGAAATGATAAAGGCACTGGTCATCAAAGATGGCACCGGATGAAACCTCACCCCAAAATAATTGGCCGCATCATTGAAGTCATCGAGAACAGCAGCAACCTCTGTGTTGTGGGCCATATTCGGCCCGACGGCGATTGCGTGGGGTCGCAACTGGGCCTGACGCTTGCGCTGGAGAATGCAGGCAAGAACGTCTGCTGTTGGAATGAAGACTGTATTCCGCAAAAGTACAAGTTCCTGGACCCGGACCACACCATTCAAAAACCCAAGCGCGGCTTGAAGTTTGATTGCGTGGTGGCGACCGATGCGGCTAGTTTCGACCGGTTGGGCAAGGTGGGGTCGTTCATAGGGGCCCGGCGGACCCTGATCAACATCGATCACCATGAAAGCAATACGCGATATGGTGATCTGAATTGGGTTTCAGGCCGTGAACCTTCCACCGGCGAACTCATCTTCCATTTGCTTAAGATTGCCAAGTGGCCGATCACCAAAACCATTGCCGATTGCCTCTTTGCCGCTGTCTCAACCGACACCGGCTCGTTCCAGTACGCCACGACACGGCCTGGCACTTTTCATACGGCGGCGGAATTGGTCCGGCGCGGGGCCGACCTGGCGCGCATCTGCGATGAAGTGTACCAGTCTTATCCCCTGTCGCGTGTGCGGTTGCTCAAGCACGTCTATAATCATTTCCGCCTCACGCATCAGAACCAAATCGGTTATTTCTGGCTCAAGAAAGCCGACTTCGCCCGTTCCGGCGCCCAGAGCTGTGATTCCGAAGGCCTCATCGATCATGTCCGTGCTATCGAACCAGTGGTAGTCGCGTGCGTCTTCGAGGAGATCGAGCCCGAATTGACGCGCATCAGCCTGCGCTCGAAAAGCCAAAAAATTAACGTCAATGAAATCGCTGCCCAGTTCGGCGGGGGTGGGCACATGGCCGCCGCCGGCGCGCGCATAGCCGGCAAACCGCTCTCGGTCCAGCGCAAGGTCATCGCCGCGATCAAAAAGGCCCTCGATTCGGCCGAGCTTTAACAGAAGCGGTATTAACAAAAGCAAACGAAGGAACGAAGGCCGCCCCTTCTCCGCCCACGTTCGCTTCTTTGTTTCCTTCGTTTGCTTCTGTTAACGCCCCTTCTGTTAACGCCCCACTTGCCTAAACAGGCCAATTGGGCATTAGTAGTTCGGGAGCTTTGACACCATGAAGAATGCCAGGCGCTGCGATAGACGTTGCATTGTGTTTCTGGCTTTGTTCGTTCTGATCTCACTCCCAGCCTTCGCGCTCTCACCGTTGCAGGCCTGGCGTCTGGCCTATTTTGGCACAATAGAAAACGCAAAAAGCGCGGCGGACACAGCCGACCCGGACCACGACGGCATACCGAATCTGCTCGAATACGCTTTGGATTTGAACCCTTTGGCCCCGTCCGGCAGCGCCATGACAGCCGATATTAAAACCGGCCACTTGCGCCTGACTATTCCCCGGAACCCAAAGGCGTGGGATGTGGCCTTTGCGGTGGAAGTCACCAGCGATCCGGCCAATGCGTTTAGTTGGACAACCAACGGCACGACAATCGAGCAAAACACTCCGGCCTTGTTGCAGGTGCATGACAACGCTCCGGCGCCCGGCCCCGCCCCGCGCTTTATGCGATTAAGAATCACGGACCTGGGTATTACCGCGCCCTCATCGCCCATCAGCATCCGCGCAGAGAGTGGAGACCAGTTTGCAAAGGTAACGTGGCAGTCGCCCGCCACCAATGGCGGCATTCCCATCACCAGCTATAAAATCGTTTCCAGTCCGGGTCATTTTGAAACGAACCTCCCGGCCAGCACGGGCCTGACTTCCGTCAGTTTTACCCGCATTCCCAATTGTGTGAGCTACACCTTCAGCGTGACAGCCAGCAACGCCGCGGGTCCCAGCCTGGCCTCTGCTGAATCAAACCTTGTGACCCCTCAAGCGCCGCCCGACGCACCCCAAAAACCGTTGTTGTCATTCCCGAAGGACTTTGGGGCACGGCTGGTTGTCTTGTGGAACAAGCCGGCCAACCAT contains:
- a CDS encoding DHH family phosphoesterase — translated: MKPHPKIIGRIIEVIENSSNLCVVGHIRPDGDCVGSQLGLTLALENAGKNVCCWNEDCIPQKYKFLDPDHTIQKPKRGLKFDCVVATDAASFDRLGKVGSFIGARRTLINIDHHESNTRYGDLNWVSGREPSTGELIFHLLKIAKWPITKTIADCLFAAVSTDTGSFQYATTRPGTFHTAAELVRRGADLARICDEVYQSYPLSRVRLLKHVYNHFRLTHQNQIGYFWLKKADFARSGAQSCDSEGLIDHVRAIEPVVVACVFEEIEPELTRISLRSKSQKINVNEIAAQFGGGGHMAAAGARIAGKPLSVQRKVIAAIKKALDSAEL
- a CDS encoding fibronectin type III domain-containing protein, which codes for MKNARRCDRRCIVFLALFVLISLPAFALSPLQAWRLAYFGTIENAKSAADTADPDHDGIPNLLEYALDLNPLAPSGSAMTADIKTGHLRLTIPRNPKAWDVAFAVEVTSDPANAFSWTTNGTTIEQNTPALLQVHDNAPAPGPAPRFMRLRITDLGITAPSSPISIRAESGDQFAKVTWQSPATNGGIPITSYKIVSSPGHFETNLPASTGLTSVSFTRIPNCVSYTFSVTASNAAGPSLASAESNLVTPQAPPDAPQKPLLSFPKDFGARLVVLWNKPANHGCAIDQYRIDVYKGSRFMKSLFATGTAALVTNLPSCNYPEGNCGQDYTFYVFAHTAAGWSNPSEAASAVPKVSYLADNLRAIFRKSYDSGACNSCHGYGAMPDLADRNGSPPTDYLSALAEGARLYQAPAGQIQGVHSKVRLLTPSSKEYQALQQWFTDGNRE